A portion of the Flavobacterium magnum genome contains these proteins:
- a CDS encoding DUF4835 family protein, giving the protein MRRIICLLLLVTGFANAQELNCEVRVNSDRLGATNQQIFRTLEKSLNEFVNKTKWSEREYRSKERIDCTMFINVASYSGDQFSATLQIQSSRPVYNSTYSTPVFNFNDKDFNFKYVEFENLFFNPNSFDSNLVSVMAFYANIIIGMDADTYSPLGGTDYFTAAQSIASTAQQGGYKGWSQQDGNQNRFFLINDLLSNTFTPIREAMYDYHLGALDTFGENTKAGKEKIKTTLLSLQKVYDLRPNAFLTRVFFDAKADEILSIFSAGPSINISDLTEVLNKLSPLNSSKWSSIKF; this is encoded by the coding sequence ATGCGTAGAATCATCTGTCTTTTATTGCTCGTTACCGGTTTCGCGAATGCACAGGAACTCAATTGCGAGGTCAGGGTCAATTCTGACCGTCTTGGAGCCACCAATCAGCAAATCTTCCGGACGCTTGAAAAATCGCTGAATGAATTTGTAAACAAAACCAAATGGTCCGAACGTGAGTACCGATCCAAGGAGCGTATCGATTGTACCATGTTCATCAATGTAGCCTCATACAGCGGCGACCAGTTTTCGGCGACACTCCAGATACAGTCGTCGCGTCCGGTGTATAATTCTACCTATAGTACGCCCGTTTTCAATTTCAATGACAAAGATTTCAATTTTAAATATGTTGAATTTGAGAACCTGTTCTTTAACCCGAACAGTTTCGATTCCAACCTGGTTTCGGTGATGGCGTTTTATGCCAATATCATCATCGGGATGGATGCCGATACGTATTCCCCGCTGGGCGGCACTGATTATTTCACGGCTGCGCAATCCATCGCGAGCACGGCGCAGCAGGGTGGATACAAAGGCTGGAGCCAGCAGGACGGCAACCAGAACCGCTTTTTCCTGATTAACGATTTACTTTCGAATACTTTCACCCCGATCCGCGAGGCGATGTATGATTACCATTTGGGTGCGCTCGACACTTTCGGTGAGAACACCAAGGCCGGTAAGGAGAAAATCAAGACCACATTGCTGTCATTGCAAAAAGTATACGACCTGAGGCCGAACGCTTTTTTGACACGTGTATTTTTTGATGCCAAGGCAGATGAGATCCTTTCGATTTTTTCAGCCGGGCCGTCAATAAATATTTCAGACCTTACCGAAGTACTTAATAAACTGTCGCCGCTCAATTCGAGCAAGTGGTCCTCGATCAAATTTTAG